One part of the Sorangiineae bacterium MSr11954 genome encodes these proteins:
- a CDS encoding PLP-dependent aminotransferase family protein yields the protein MDLPILLDPRSGRLALQVTASLRDAIRNRRVCVGQRLPSTRVLAGDLGVSRGVIVEAYEQLAAEGYVETRAGSGTTVACRPAATEPSRTARKGEWEPGRATRFRYDLRFSSPDLGTFPRGRWLWALRHALAKMPQAELGYVDPCGVLALREEIAPYLRRVNAARCDVAQVTVMAGVAQSWVVALRLLARRGRRKLAVEDPSTFRSRDMLESCGFSLVGIPVDDEGLVVSALARSDADTVLVTPAHQFPTGVVLSPNRRMELVRWARERDGIIVEDNYDAEFRYDRDPVGCLQGLAPDRVFLSGSVSKSLAPALRLGWLVAPAGAYADEVCDERRLLDLGSPVLDQYALTHMLVTGTYDRHLRAVRRRYRSRRDALVRALQSHLPMWRVHGVAAGLHLYVELPKGTKANDVAERAARAGVGVEPIDSMRISHPGPPALVLGYAQLSEEELTAAVRHISRSLK from the coding sequence ATGGACCTTCCCATCCTTCTCGATCCACGTAGCGGGCGCCTCGCGCTCCAAGTCACCGCGTCGCTGCGCGATGCGATCCGCAATCGGCGCGTGTGCGTCGGGCAGCGTCTCCCGTCGACCCGTGTGCTCGCGGGCGATCTCGGCGTGTCGCGCGGTGTGATCGTGGAGGCGTACGAGCAGCTGGCGGCGGAAGGGTACGTGGAGACGCGCGCCGGATCGGGCACCACGGTGGCGTGCAGGCCGGCGGCCACCGAGCCTTCGCGCACGGCGCGCAAAGGTGAGTGGGAACCGGGTCGCGCCACCCGGTTTCGTTACGACCTTCGATTCAGCTCGCCGGACCTCGGCACCTTTCCGCGCGGGCGATGGCTGTGGGCCCTGCGGCACGCGCTCGCAAAGATGCCGCAGGCGGAGCTTGGATACGTCGATCCGTGCGGGGTGCTGGCGCTGCGGGAGGAGATCGCGCCTTACCTGCGGCGGGTGAACGCGGCCCGATGCGATGTCGCGCAAGTGACGGTGATGGCGGGGGTGGCGCAGTCGTGGGTCGTGGCGCTCCGACTGCTCGCTCGCCGCGGGCGGCGCAAGCTGGCCGTGGAGGATCCGAGCACGTTTCGATCGCGCGACATGCTCGAGAGCTGCGGCTTTTCGCTGGTGGGGATCCCCGTCGACGACGAAGGATTGGTCGTGAGCGCGCTTGCCCGCAGCGATGCCGATACCGTGCTCGTAACACCTGCCCATCAATTTCCGACCGGGGTGGTGCTCTCGCCCAACCGGAGAATGGAGCTCGTGCGTTGGGCGCGGGAGCGCGATGGCATCATCGTCGAGGACAATTACGATGCGGAGTTTCGTTACGACCGCGATCCCGTGGGCTGCCTTCAGGGGCTGGCGCCCGATCGCGTGTTCTTGTCAGGCTCGGTGAGCAAATCGCTGGCGCCCGCCCTACGACTCGGTTGGCTGGTGGCGCCCGCCGGGGCCTATGCCGACGAAGTTTGCGACGAGCGCCGCCTGCTCGATTTGGGCTCGCCCGTTCTCGATCAATATGCACTTACACACATGTTGGTGACAGGCACCTACGATCGTCATTTGCGCGCGGTGCGGCGGCGCTACCGGTCGCGCCGTGATGCGCTGGTGCGCGCGCTGCAGTCGCATTTGCCAATGTGGCGCGTTCATGGTGTCGCCGCAGGTTTGCATTTGTACGTCGAGTTGCCGAAAGGGACGAAAGCCAATGACGTGGCGGAGCGCGCAGCGCGAGCGGGGGTCGGTGTAGAACCCATCGATTCGATGCGGATCTCACACCCCGGCCCGCCGGCGCTTGTATTGGGCTATGCGCAATTGTCGGAGGAAGAGCTCACTGCTGCAGTACGTCACATTTCGCGTTCCTTGAAATAG
- a CDS encoding aminotransferase class I/II-fold pyridoxal phosphate-dependent enzyme, whose product MNPIAARIRDFPTTVFSEFSALAQKHQAVNLGQGFPDFDGPEEICEAAIRAIRDGVNQYAISAGTVVLRQAIAEHAQRFYGQRVDPTTEVVVTSGATEALFDVTLGLVDPGDEVILFEPYYDSYVANVTMAGGTPRYVLLRPPDADHARWWYDPAELEALFNDKTKVIFVNTPHNPTGKIFDRAELEHIAGLCIRHDVLAVTDEVYEHIVFEPSRHLRLATLPGMAERTLTISSGGKSFSFTGWKIGWVIAVPALIDAIQKTHQFVTFAVSGPFQHAIAAALRLPDAYFAGLVQSYREKRDLLVDALTVAGLRPIAPEGSYFAMARIDHLGFADDFEFCRYLTRDIGVAAIPPTAFYVEHHRDHGRGLARFAFCKRDETLLAARDRLAALARR is encoded by the coding sequence ATGAATCCCATCGCCGCGCGCATCCGTGACTTTCCGACGACGGTCTTCTCGGAGTTCAGCGCCCTCGCGCAGAAGCACCAAGCCGTCAACCTGGGCCAGGGGTTTCCCGACTTCGACGGGCCCGAAGAGATTTGTGAAGCGGCCATTCGTGCCATTCGCGATGGCGTGAACCAATACGCCATTTCAGCGGGTACCGTGGTTCTTCGCCAGGCCATCGCCGAGCACGCGCAGCGCTTTTATGGGCAGCGCGTGGACCCCACGACCGAGGTGGTCGTGACCAGCGGCGCCACCGAGGCCCTGTTCGACGTGACCCTCGGGTTGGTCGACCCGGGCGACGAGGTCATTCTCTTCGAGCCCTACTACGACTCGTACGTGGCCAATGTCACCATGGCGGGCGGCACACCGCGCTACGTGCTCCTGCGGCCACCGGACGCGGATCACGCGCGCTGGTGGTACGATCCGGCCGAGCTCGAAGCGCTGTTCAACGACAAGACGAAGGTCATCTTCGTCAACACGCCGCACAACCCCACCGGTAAAATCTTCGACCGCGCGGAGCTCGAGCACATCGCCGGGCTGTGCATCCGTCACGACGTGCTGGCGGTCACCGATGAAGTGTACGAGCACATCGTGTTCGAGCCTTCGCGCCATCTTCGCCTGGCGACCCTTCCCGGCATGGCGGAGCGCACCTTGACCATCAGCAGCGGCGGAAAATCATTCAGCTTCACCGGCTGGAAAATCGGTTGGGTCATCGCCGTTCCGGCCCTGATCGACGCCATCCAGAAGACGCATCAATTCGTCACCTTCGCGGTGTCCGGCCCGTTCCAACATGCCATCGCCGCCGCCCTCCGGCTCCCCGATGCGTACTTCGCCGGCCTGGTGCAGTCGTACCGTGAGAAGCGCGATCTCCTGGTGGACGCGCTCACCGTGGCCGGGCTGCGGCCCATCGCGCCCGAGGGCTCGTACTTTGCCATGGCGCGGATCGATCACCTCGGCTTCGCCGACGACTTCGAATTTTGCCGCTACCTCACGCGCGACATCGGCGTGGCCGCCATCCCGCCCACCGCCTTTTACGTCGAGCACCATCGGGACCACGGCCGCGGCCTGGCGCGCTTCGCCTTTTGCAAGCGCGACGAGACCTTGCTCGCGGCGCGCGACCGCCTCGCGGCGCTCGCGCGGCGCTGA